A region from the Acipenser ruthenus chromosome 13, fAciRut3.2 maternal haplotype, whole genome shotgun sequence genome encodes:
- the LOC117418111 gene encoding abl interactor 2-like yields MAELQMLLEEEIPAGRRALLDSYTNLERVADYCENNYIQSVDKHRALEETKNYTTQSLASVAYLINTLANNVLQMLDIQASQLRRMESSINHISQTVDIHKEKVARREIGILTTNKNTSRTHKIIAPANPERPVRYIRKPIDYTMLDDIGHGVKVSTQNMKMGGLPRTTPPTQKPPSPPVSGKGTIGRHSPYRTLEPVRPPVVPNDYVPSPTRNMVPTQQQSPVRTASVNQRNRTYSSSGSSGGSHPSSRSSSRENSGSGSVGIPIPIAVPTPSPPSVYPASAGSAGTPPAPAPPSAPPNRPPPASGI; encoded by the exons ATGGCGGAGCTACAGATGCTGTTGGAAGAGGAGATCCCGGCTGGACGGAGAGCCTTGCTCGACAGTTACACCAATCTCGAAAGAGTCGCAGATTATTGTGAGAACAACTACATACAGTCTGTAGATAAACACAGAGCCCTAGAAGAAACCAAAAATTACACAACCCAGTCTTTGGCGAGCGTTGCCTACCTGATAAACACCTTAGCCAACAATGTCCTTCAGATGCTGGATATCCAGGCGTCCCAGCTGCGCCGCATGGAGTCCTCCATCAACCACATCTCTCAGACGGTGGACATTCACAAAGAGAAAGTGGCCAGGAGGGAGATTGGCATCCTGACGACCAACAAGAACACCTCGAGAACTCACAAAATCATTGCACCCGCCAACCCGGAGAGACCTGTGCGCTACATCCGGAAGCCCATCGATTACACGATGCTCGATGACATTGGCCATGGAGTGAAGGTCAGCACACAGAACATGAAGATGGGTGGTCTCCCGAGAACCACCCCACCCACCCAAAAACCTCCAAGCCCACCAGTGTCGGGGAAAGGAACGATTGGGCGGCACTCTCCTTATCGAACCCTAGAACCTGTTCGCCCTCCTGTGGTTCCCAACGACTACGTGCCGAGTCCGACACGCAACATGGTGCCCACTCAGCAACAGAGCCCGGTTCGAACTGCTTCTGTAAACCAGAGGAACCGCACATACAGCAGCAGTGGGAGCAGTGGAGGCAGCCACCCGAGCAGCCGGAGCAGCAGTCGAGAGAACAGTGGGAGCGGAAGTGTAGGCATCCCCATCCCCATCGCTGTGCCCACCCCATCTCCACCCAGCGTCTATCCAGCCTCTGCTGGCTCAGCTGGTACACCACCTGCCCCTGCTCCCCCGTCTGCGCCCCCCAACCGTCCCCCTCCTGCCTCTG GCATTTAG